The following proteins come from a genomic window of Phycisphaeraceae bacterium:
- the map gene encoding type I methionyl aminopeptidase: MAIRLKSKAEIEKMRAAGRVVRKVLNRCQEVCKPGVTTREIDEEAYRVYTAEGARGLFKNYPTYRSGEGFPANLCISVNEEVVHGIASDRKIRDGDIVGVDCGVQLDGWCGDAATTILVGNVRPEVKKLCEVTQHVLDIAIENIRPGRRWSQIARLMQGYAEEAGLSVVRDFVGHGIGQQMHEDPKVPNFVSRDLLRSDIVLREGVVLAIEPMCNLGTKDVITLPDGWTVLTVDRKPSAHYEHTVAVTANGADVLTDGR; this comes from the coding sequence ATGGCGATACGGTTAAAGTCCAAGGCGGAAATCGAAAAGATGCGGGCCGCGGGTCGAGTGGTCCGCAAAGTATTGAATCGTTGCCAGGAGGTGTGCAAGCCGGGTGTGACAACCCGTGAGATTGATGAAGAGGCCTACCGGGTCTATACAGCCGAAGGGGCACGCGGGTTGTTCAAGAACTACCCGACTTACCGCTCAGGCGAAGGTTTCCCGGCGAACCTCTGTATCAGTGTCAATGAAGAGGTCGTTCACGGCATCGCAAGCGACCGAAAAATCCGCGATGGTGATATCGTCGGTGTCGATTGCGGTGTGCAACTCGACGGCTGGTGCGGAGATGCAGCGACTACCATCTTGGTCGGTAATGTACGACCTGAGGTAAAAAAACTTTGTGAAGTGACCCAGCATGTGCTGGACATTGCGATTGAAAATATCCGGCCGGGACGTAGGTGGAGTCAGATCGCCCGGTTGATGCAGGGATATGCGGAGGAAGCTGGTCTGAGTGTGGTAAGGGACTTTGTGGGACACGGCATCGGGCAGCAGATGCATGAGGATCCTAAAGTGCCCAATTTTGTGAGCAGGGATTTGCTTCGGAGCGACATCGTGCTGCGTGAGGGCGTGGTTCTGGCGATCGAGCCGATGTGCAACCTCGGCACGAAAGACGTGATCACGCTGCCGGACGGGTGGACGGTCCTGACCGTGGACCGTAAGCCTTCAGCCCATTATGAGCACACGGTCGCGGTGACCGCCAACGGGGCGGACGTCCTTACCGACGGTCGGTAA
- the secY gene encoding preprotein translocase subunit SecY encodes MLQAFLNIWRIPELRNKMLFTLGMLVIYRIGFFIPLPAVDQAELAEWAKNAGGGAGTLLNFVGMFTGGSLHQSTIFGLGIAPYISAAIIFQLLGTVVPSFQALQKEGPAGQQKLTEWTRYATVGLCIVQAVVWLGFLQSGDRPLVYPDYLQTPTFWICGLVGLTAGTIFLMWIGEQIDKYGIGNGVSLIITAGIVARMPQAVLSVIQDSNLPYFFYDHFTKLYLLLFKIAPERQDDPRYGLDTAIFLMVAFVVVVAGSILITQGQRRIPIQQAKHTRGRRVYGGQKTYLPLRVNHGGVMPIIFASTLMVFPSMIFNFLANHWRNPVTTFLQRNFAEQGYLHVLSYIALIYFFAYFWTTVQFQPKEMATQLRDHGSFIPGMRPGPRTAEYLEVVMERITYVGAGFLAIIAVIPTVVSSKFNVDPQVASFLGGTGLLIVVSVMLDFVNRIEASLAMRNYQGFLGGGGGGKGPRIRGAGPM; translated from the coding sequence ATGCTCCAAGCGTTCCTCAATATCTGGCGAATTCCCGAACTGCGGAACAAGATGCTGTTTACGCTGGGGATGCTCGTCATCTACCGCATCGGATTTTTTATCCCGCTGCCGGCTGTCGATCAGGCGGAACTTGCGGAATGGGCTAAAAACGCGGGCGGTGGTGCGGGTACTCTGCTGAACTTCGTGGGTATGTTTACCGGCGGATCGCTTCACCAATCGACCATCTTCGGTTTGGGGATCGCTCCGTATATCTCCGCTGCGATTATTTTCCAACTGTTAGGTACGGTTGTTCCGAGTTTTCAGGCTTTGCAGAAAGAAGGGCCTGCCGGTCAACAGAAACTCACCGAGTGGACCCGCTACGCCACCGTTGGGCTGTGCATCGTGCAGGCGGTTGTTTGGCTTGGATTTCTTCAGAGCGGCGATCGGCCATTGGTTTACCCGGATTATCTGCAAACGCCTACGTTCTGGATATGTGGTCTGGTCGGATTGACTGCCGGCACTATCTTCCTGATGTGGATTGGCGAGCAAATTGATAAATACGGCATAGGCAATGGCGTATCACTCATCATCACGGCAGGTATCGTTGCGCGAATGCCGCAGGCAGTCTTGAGTGTGATCCAGGACAGCAATCTGCCGTATTTCTTCTACGACCATTTCACCAAGCTCTATCTGTTGCTGTTTAAGATCGCACCAGAGCGGCAGGACGACCCGCGTTACGGTTTGGACACAGCTATCTTTCTCATGGTCGCGTTCGTGGTCGTTGTGGCTGGATCGATCCTTATCACCCAGGGGCAGAGACGCATTCCGATTCAGCAGGCCAAGCACACCCGCGGCAGGAGAGTGTACGGCGGCCAGAAGACCTATCTACCGCTGCGCGTGAATCATGGCGGCGTGATGCCGATCATCTTCGCCAGCACGTTGATGGTCTTCCCTTCCATGATTTTTAACTTCCTGGCGAATCACTGGCGTAATCCGGTCACCACCTTCTTGCAACGTAATTTTGCTGAGCAGGGCTATCTCCACGTCCTGTCCTATATCGCGCTGATTTACTTTTTCGCCTACTTCTGGACGACGGTGCAATTCCAACCCAAGGAGATGGCGACGCAGTTGCGCGATCACGGCAGCTTCATCCCTGGCATGAGGCCTGGGCCACGCACCGCCGAGTACCTTGAAGTTGTCATGGAACGGATCACCTACGTCGGCGCGGGATTTCTTGCGATCATCGCGGTGATCCCCACCGTGGTTTCGTCAAAGTTCAACGTGGACCCGCAGGTGGCGTCGTTCCTCGGAGGGACCGGCCTGCTGATCGTGGTAAGCGTCATGCTGGATTTTGTCAATCGCATCGAGGCAAGTCTGGCTATGAGGAACTACCAGGGCTTCCTCGGAGGCGGGGGCGGTGGCAAGGGGCCGCGCATTCGTGGTGCGGGGCCGATGTGA
- the rplO gene encoding 50S ribosomal protein L15 — MMIHEITEKVGAHKKRKRIGRGVGSGHGKTSGRGVKGAGSRSGWTGSIRASREGGQMPLFRRVPKRGFSNVIFRVEYAVVNLKTLEARFADNAEITPKALVEAGLLSSTKKPVKILGDGELKKKLRITAAKFTKTAEEKITKAGGSITVAQ, encoded by the coding sequence ATGATGATTCATGAGATCACAGAAAAAGTCGGCGCTCACAAGAAGCGTAAACGCATCGGCCGCGGCGTCGGCAGCGGACACGGAAAGACATCAGGTCGCGGCGTCAAAGGCGCGGGGTCACGCTCCGGCTGGACCGGGTCGATCCGAGCCAGCCGCGAGGGCGGCCAGATGCCGTTGTTCCGGCGCGTTCCCAAGCGTGGATTTTCCAACGTCATCTTCCGTGTCGAGTATGCGGTAGTGAATCTCAAGACGCTTGAAGCCCGCTTTGCTGATAACGCTGAGATCACTCCCAAGGCTCTTGTGGAGGCAGGTTTGCTCTCAAGCACCAAGAAGCCGGTAAAAATTCTCGGTGACGGCGAACTGAAGAAAAAACTCAGGATCACTGCCGCGAAATTCACCAAGACAGCGGAAGAAAAGATCACCAAAGCCGGGGGATCGATCACTGTCGCGCAGTAG